In the Atribacteraceae bacterium genome, TCGGCTCCATGTTGCGCTTCATGCGCTCAAAACCGGCGACGGTTATGAATCCGCGCGTATTTACAATCACTCTCCTGTCAGTGTTTACAATTGGGTGCACCGACTCGTTAAAAGCGGCCTGGCCGGACTACAGGAAGGAGTCCGCTGTGGACGCTCCAGTAAGCTGTCAGAATCACAGGAAGCAGAGTTACGCAAAGACTTGTTAATAATGAACAAAAGGAGGGTTGTTTGTGGATATTCTCGAAATATTAAAGAGCCGACGTTCCATCAGAAAATATGAGGCGAAACCGATCCCGGAGCATTTGATTGAAGCCATAGTTGATTGCGCACGGTTGGCTCCATCCGCGATCAATATACAACCATGGGAATTCATCATAGTTCGCGAACCTGAAAAAAAAAGATCCATTGCCCTGCAAACCGACTATGGTCGCTTCATTAAAGATGCTCCGGTGCTCATAGCCGTTTTTTGCGTGGAAACCATGTATTTTTTAGAAGACGGATGTTCAGCAACGGTCAACCTATTAAACGCCGCTTGGGCGCTGGGACTAGGAACCTGTTGGGTGGCGGGAGACAAGAAACCTTACGCCCGGAATGTGGCCCGACTGCTTGGAGTACCGGAGGGACATCGTTTGATCAGCCTGATCGCTTTGGGTTATCCCGCCGAACAACCTGGAACGCACCTGTATAAGAAGAGCCTTAAGGATATCCTTCATTGGGAGGGTTACAGGAAGGGGTGATTTTACTTGTTGATCGGTATTCTGTCGGATAGCCACGATAATCTCACGGCGATGAAGAAAGCGCTGGCAACTTTCCTTAGCTATCAGGTGAATCTGGTTGTCCACGCCGGTGATTATGTCGCTCCTTTTACTGTGGCTCTCCTCACCGCTCAGAACACACCGTGGATTGGCGTTCTCGGTAACAATGACGGAGAAATACTCGGCCTTTTTCAGAAATCCGGCGGAAGAATAACCAGTCCGTATATGGAGTGGCGTGAAGGCCCATATTCAATATGGGTATCCCATGACTACCCGCTGGCGGAACTTGCTTTTGCCAGCACCCGTTTTGACCTGTGTGTCTATGGACATACTCACCAGCCGGACATTCGCGAAGAAAAAAGGAAGTTTCTCATAAATCCTGGAGAATCCAGTGGAATAGTGAATGGCAAACCGACCGTCGCCATCTGTGACCTTAAGATTAGACAGACAAAACTGGTGGAACTTTAGATTCTTTGGAATCGAAGAATCGGCTGGACTTCCAAAGCCGGCAGGAATAATATTTGGAGGATGACCGATGGACGTAATACGTGAAAACTTTACCAGGCAATTGAAAGAAATTCAGGAAGATTTGGTCCTGATGACTGAAGAAGCCGGAACAATGCTC is a window encoding:
- a CDS encoding metallophosphoesterase; amino-acid sequence: MLIGILSDSHDNLTAMKKALATFLSYQVNLVVHAGDYVAPFTVALLTAQNTPWIGVLGNNDGEILGLFQKSGGRITSPYMEWREGPYSIWVSHDYPLAELAFASTRFDLCVYGHTHQPDIREEKRKFLINPGESSGIVNGKPTVAICDLKIRQTKLVEL
- a CDS encoding nitroreductase family protein: MDILEILKSRRSIRKYEAKPIPEHLIEAIVDCARLAPSAINIQPWEFIIVREPEKKRSIALQTDYGRFIKDAPVLIAVFCVETMYFLEDGCSATVNLLNAAWALGLGTCWVAGDKKPYARNVARLLGVPEGHRLISLIALGYPAEQPGTHLYKKSLKDILHWEGYRKG
- a CDS encoding helix-turn-helix domain-containing protein, whose translation is MKKLQIDDVETFIAAIEDEISYTTEGRYYHRLHVALHALKTGDGYESARIYNHSPVSVYNWVHRLVKSGLAGLQEGVRCGRSSKLSESQEAELRKDLLIMNKRRVVCGYSRNIKEPTFHQKI